The Halomonas sp. KG2 genome contains a region encoding:
- a CDS encoding MBL fold metallo-hydrolase, whose protein sequence is MLSRRDMLKGSLAAMAVGAAASSVFIPLHAAASAPLVGTQAPGYYRLMVGDVEVTALSDGTGLFPIADLYLNITPEQARTALANAFQGTPTHLSVNAYLLNFGDRLILLDAGTGNLMGSALGKLTNNIIASGYHPDQIDDVVITHIHSDHVGGLVLNGEKVFANAIVHVPKLDAEYWLSAENRDKAPDDAKPFFDQAVSSTKPYIDSDTLKTYDTDMPAIPGVINSTHRPGHTPGHSALWFESKGEKFVYWGDITHGDVIQFDEPGVAIAFDVDPNQAVITREAAFSEAVAEKYMVAGCHIAFPGIGYVVEDSTMFDWVPVNYRADV, encoded by the coding sequence ATGCTGTCACGCAGAGATATGCTTAAAGGTTCGCTGGCTGCTATGGCCGTTGGTGCAGCCGCCAGCAGCGTTTTCATCCCATTACACGCGGCAGCCAGCGCACCGCTAGTTGGCACGCAAGCGCCGGGCTATTACCGTTTGATGGTGGGTGATGTCGAAGTCACTGCGCTTTCGGATGGTACGGGCCTATTTCCGATCGCCGACCTTTACCTGAATATCACCCCCGAACAGGCTCGCACCGCACTTGCTAATGCATTTCAAGGCACGCCAACCCACCTGTCAGTTAATGCCTATTTGCTGAATTTCGGTGATCGGCTGATTCTTCTGGATGCAGGGACCGGTAATCTGATGGGCTCAGCCTTGGGTAAACTGACAAACAATATCATCGCATCGGGCTATCACCCCGACCAGATCGATGATGTGGTAATTACCCACATTCATTCCGATCATGTCGGCGGGCTCGTTCTAAACGGTGAAAAGGTGTTTGCCAACGCGATAGTCCATGTGCCGAAACTGGATGCGGAGTATTGGCTTAGTGCCGAAAACCGTGACAAGGCCCCAGACGACGCTAAGCCGTTCTTTGATCAGGCGGTCTCGTCAACCAAGCCCTATATCGACAGCGACACGCTTAAAACCTACGACACGGATATGCCAGCCATTCCAGGCGTGATTAATTCAACCCACCGTCCAGGCCATACCCCTGGTCACAGTGCCTTATGGTTTGAAAGCAAAGGCGAAAAATTCGTCTATTGGGGTGATATCACCCACGGCGATGTCATTCAATTCGACGAACCGGGCGTGGCGATTGCCTTTGATGTTGACCCGAACCAGGCGGTCATCACTCGTGAAGCGGCCTTTTCCGAAGCGGTAGCAGAGAAATACATGGTGGCTGGTTGCCATATCGCATTCCCAGGCATCGGGTACGTGGTCGAAGACAGCACGATGTTTGATTGGGTGCCCGTCAATTATCGCGCTGACGTCTGA
- a CDS encoding LysR family transcriptional regulator, translating to MDNIDHFNLRSFDLNLMVAFDAMMQELSVTKSAEKLRIGQSAMSHNLSTLRMLLQDDLFVRVGQKMQPTAKARALAGPVRVALTQAQNALQSSDSFEPQTADRIFRVGIAGEMEMVLLPALVDRLQSTAPGVRLLSRAITVETVDMMMDSGEIDLAIGCKQSRHLGEVLFESNVACCFNADLCRLVPPLSRDDYLGARHAVLSQTANVAGCVGDALEALGIELNVILAAPDFMPLLAAARNAPVVATVPKRIAVQYAPLFGLAFCEMPIPLNFPPVTMNWAIWSDKDVGLSWLRDQIRLVIDDISRS from the coding sequence ATGGATAATATTGATCATTTCAATTTACGCTCCTTCGACCTCAATCTTATGGTCGCGTTTGACGCAATGATGCAAGAGCTGAGTGTCACCAAGTCTGCCGAGAAGCTCCGAATTGGTCAGTCGGCAATGAGCCATAATTTATCAACCCTACGGATGCTATTGCAGGACGACCTTTTCGTTCGTGTTGGGCAGAAAATGCAGCCAACGGCCAAAGCTCGAGCGCTGGCTGGGCCGGTGCGAGTAGCGTTGACGCAGGCGCAAAATGCGCTTCAGTCATCGGATAGTTTTGAGCCGCAAACGGCAGACCGGATTTTTCGGGTGGGTATTGCCGGTGAAATGGAGATGGTTCTGCTACCTGCCTTGGTGGATCGACTGCAATCAACGGCACCAGGGGTTCGACTGCTGAGTCGCGCGATTACGGTCGAAACAGTAGATATGATGATGGATTCGGGCGAAATTGATCTGGCCATTGGCTGTAAACAGTCTCGTCATCTAGGAGAAGTTCTGTTCGAATCCAATGTGGCATGCTGCTTTAATGCCGATCTGTGTCGATTAGTTCCGCCATTATCGCGTGATGATTACCTTGGCGCACGGCACGCTGTTCTTTCCCAGACGGCAAATGTCGCGGGCTGTGTTGGTGATGCCTTGGAAGCATTGGGAATAGAGCTCAATGTCATTTTAGCGGCGCCTGACTTTATGCCGCTGCTTGCTGCAGCACGCAATGCACCCGTTGTGGCAACAGTGCCTAAAAGGATTGCCGTGCAGTATGCACCGTTATTCGGGCTGGCATTTTGTGAAATGCCTATTCCGCTTAATTTCCCACCGGTAACTATGAATTGGGCAATATGGTCGGATAAGGATGTCGGACTGAGCTGGTTGCGAGACCAAATCAGGTTAGTGATTGACGATATCTCGCGGAGTTAA